The following proteins are encoded in a genomic region of Leptospira kirschneri serovar Cynopteri str. 3522 CT:
- a CDS encoding DUF1574 domain-containing protein: MKSKPFLWYPVLLFFAIFLFDKLFFLDQVRDYVKQEFTYIYYDVKKELLKEIVSKYGPNGEYTKNPEKKKKLMILMGSSRMLYFQNSDLLAFYPDWDIYNLSSAVTTPAYYLYFLEKLVKDGGVYPDLIVIETDPFQFNKNSTTFKKSNLANSFDPIFILKYAWTFGKENVNYYFANFLFGVSYNKPYIGNVIKRFKNENSAMGELLKTMTIATLKSDKGNAISPAGAYVEKDFGKIQESARKTIGWIYPSYAPSPMQYEFYKKIFILQREENLRILFVKPGVSPPMEKVLEELKIPETWLQRIKPIHDDWKVPLIDMSKDPYYACNSYADSGHISLDCYRPFIRFILLHYYLDPK, encoded by the coding sequence TTGAAATCAAAACCGTTTCTTTGGTACCCAGTTCTATTATTTTTTGCGATTTTTTTGTTCGATAAACTTTTCTTTTTGGACCAGGTTCGGGATTACGTAAAACAAGAATTTACTTATATCTATTACGACGTCAAAAAGGAACTTCTCAAAGAGATCGTTTCCAAATATGGTCCCAACGGAGAATATACTAAAAACCCCGAAAAGAAGAAAAAGCTAATGATCCTTATGGGATCTTCTAGAATGCTCTATTTTCAAAATTCAGATCTTTTGGCGTTTTATCCGGATTGGGATATTTATAATCTTTCTTCCGCGGTTACTACTCCGGCTTATTATTTATACTTTCTCGAAAAACTCGTAAAAGACGGAGGGGTTTATCCCGATCTGATCGTGATAGAAACGGATCCGTTTCAGTTTAATAAGAACAGCACTACATTCAAAAAATCGAATTTAGCAAATAGTTTTGATCCTATCTTCATTCTAAAATATGCATGGACTTTTGGAAAAGAAAACGTGAATTATTACTTTGCGAATTTTCTTTTCGGAGTTAGTTACAATAAACCTTATATAGGAAACGTTATCAAACGTTTCAAAAACGAAAATTCTGCAATGGGTGAATTGCTAAAAACGATGACGATCGCCACTCTAAAGTCTGATAAAGGAAATGCAATCTCTCCGGCGGGCGCTTATGTGGAAAAAGATTTTGGTAAAATTCAAGAGTCTGCACGTAAAACGATCGGTTGGATCTATCCTTCTTATGCTCCTTCTCCAATGCAGTATGAATTTTATAAGAAAATTTTTATACTACAAAGAGAAGAAAATCTAAGGATCTTATTCGTAAAGCCTGGGGTTTCTCCTCCTATGGAAAAGGTTTTAGAGGAATTAAAAATTCCTGAAACTTGGTTGCAGAGAATAAAACCGATTCATGACGATTGGAAAGTTCCTCTTATCGATATGAGTAAAGATCCTTACTACGCTTGTAATTCTTACGCAGACAGCGGACATATCTCTTTGGATTGTTATCGTCCTTTTATTCGATTTATTTTGCTTCATTACTATTTAGATCCAAAATAA
- a CDS encoding SRPBCC family protein, which translates to METRSIVKEFQFDYPLMRVWNAVTVNEELIHWLADKVTGRPKEGANFAWTWRLGMEGDLTTNGIYKKIIPFKELILLWQDHPAGEIELKLEFHSLGEDSSKLIVTNSGYPLGDKYDVWVEAASEGWEEEGKHLKDYLKKS; encoded by the coding sequence ATGGAAACGAGAAGTATTGTCAAAGAATTTCAATTTGATTATCCTCTTATGAGGGTCTGGAATGCGGTTACCGTAAACGAAGAATTGATTCACTGGCTTGCAGATAAGGTGACTGGTCGTCCTAAAGAAGGGGCGAATTTTGCTTGGACTTGGAGACTCGGAATGGAAGGAGATCTTACGACTAACGGTATTTATAAAAAGATAATTCCTTTTAAAGAATTGATACTACTTTGGCAAGATCATCCTGCGGGAGAAATAGAATTAAAATTGGAATTTCATTCTTTAGGTGAAGATTCCTCTAAATTGATAGTTACAAATTCAGGTTATCCGCTTGGAGATAAGTATGACGTATGGGTAGAAGCTGCCTCTGAAGGTTGGGAGGAAGAGGGAAAACATTTGAAGGACTATTTGAAAAAATCTTGA
- a CDS encoding SDR family NAD(P)-dependent oxidoreductase, whose amino-acid sequence MNPSFWSGKTIVLTGGSSGIGEAILGILSKLDCTLINLSRTEPNLLKQKKGIAADLIHISTDLSSEKEIDKAVKKISKDYRGIDVLFANAGITTHSRFDSTRIETFRKTFDINFFGPIYLIQRLLPQIKLNRGSVIATSTVSGLYGIPGRSAYSSSKSALHSALEAARIELSEEGLSFIIFCPPYTKTKLRSSGLDGDGNVLNESQHPNNKIKSPEEVASKMIDSVEDPESRLVIMDSSGFFLKWLRNFAPAFLERTLFKKLYKDFH is encoded by the coding sequence ATGAATCCTTCATTTTGGTCGGGTAAAACGATTGTATTAACTGGTGGTTCTTCTGGAATCGGCGAGGCGATTTTAGGGATTCTATCTAAATTAGATTGTACTTTGATCAATCTTTCTAGAACTGAACCGAATCTTTTAAAACAAAAAAAAGGTATCGCCGCCGATTTGATTCATATTTCTACTGATTTAAGTTCCGAGAAGGAAATAGACAAAGCGGTTAAAAAAATTTCTAAAGATTATAGAGGGATAGACGTTTTATTTGCAAACGCTGGTATTACAACTCATTCTCGTTTTGATTCTACTCGGATTGAAACTTTTCGCAAAACCTTCGATATTAATTTTTTCGGTCCTATTTATCTCATTCAAAGATTATTACCTCAGATCAAACTGAATCGAGGCTCTGTAATCGCTACGTCTACTGTAAGCGGGCTCTACGGGATTCCAGGAAGAAGCGCTTATTCTTCTTCTAAGTCCGCGTTACACTCTGCTTTAGAAGCGGCAAGGATCGAACTTTCCGAAGAAGGTTTGTCGTTTATCATTTTTTGTCCTCCTTATACTAAAACAAAACTACGTTCTTCCGGTTTGGACGGAGACGGAAACGTTTTGAACGAATCTCAACATCCTAATAACAAGATTAAATCTCCCGAAGAAGTCGCGTCTAAGATGATCGATTCTGTAGAAGATCCAGAATCTAGATTGGTCATCATGGACAGTTCCGGTTTTTTTCTAAAATGGCTGAGAAATTTTGCACCCGCATTTTTAGAAAGAACTCTATTCAAAAAACTTTATAAAGATTTTCACTAG
- a CDS encoding PIN domain-containing protein, whose translation MSALVIDTSSFISYFSQGNEHIDEALKEGRAYLSPVVAAELLSGIRSKSDQERMKDFLEDLPLCGNEIQSWFQVGLLRSKLYSKGLSVSVADAHICQCALELKAHLITEDKIFSKISKLISLKLIH comes from the coding sequence GTGAGCGCCCTCGTAATTGATACTTCTAGTTTTATCAGTTATTTTTCCCAGGGAAACGAACACATAGACGAGGCGCTCAAAGAAGGAAGGGCCTATCTTTCTCCGGTAGTAGCCGCGGAACTTTTAAGCGGAATCCGTTCTAAATCAGATCAAGAACGAATGAAGGATTTTTTAGAAGATCTTCCCCTCTGTGGAAACGAAATACAATCCTGGTTCCAAGTCGGGCTTCTCAGATCCAAACTCTATTCTAAAGGACTTTCCGTTTCCGTTGCGGACGCACATATTTGCCAGTGCGCTCTCGAATTGAAAGCGCATCTAATTACGGAAGATAAAATTTTTTCGAAGATTTCAAAACTCATATCCTTGAAGTTAATTCACTAA
- a CDS encoding NAD(P)/FAD-dependent oxidoreductase: protein MGESNQKKVVVIGAGFGGLQAVKQLSQNDNLDITVIDKKNHHLFQPLLYQVATAVLSPADIAIPTRSLVGESKNVTVVLGEATKIDPKTKTVYYQNTSTNYDYLILSAGAKSSYFGNDHWEKYTIGLKNLKDALKIRHKLLISFEKAELSGDPEVVKSLLNYVIIGGGPTGVELAGSIAELSHQIIRDEFHKIDPALSKITLIEASPRLLMTFDPSLGEFTKKRLERRGVEVLTGTRVIDINEQGVQLEGKMIPTQTVIWAAGVQANSIASTLGTTLDRGGRVIVDEFCNIEGHSEVFVIGDIASYSKGLERPLPGVSPVAMQQGRYVASLIQNDLKNKKRKPFHYIDKGSMATIGRTDAVAQVGILKMKGLFGWLAWLFVHLFYQVGFKNKITILITWVWSYIAFRAEARVIQDEISANNG, encoded by the coding sequence ATGGGTGAATCCAATCAAAAGAAAGTAGTCGTTATAGGCGCGGGGTTTGGCGGTTTACAGGCCGTTAAACAACTATCTCAAAATGACAATTTAGACATTACGGTAATCGATAAAAAAAATCACCACCTATTTCAGCCGCTTCTGTATCAAGTGGCTACCGCAGTTTTAAGCCCGGCGGATATAGCAATTCCTACACGTTCATTGGTAGGAGAAAGTAAAAACGTGACCGTGGTATTGGGGGAAGCGACTAAAATAGATCCCAAGACAAAAACGGTTTATTATCAAAATACTTCAACAAATTATGATTATCTAATATTATCCGCAGGCGCTAAGTCCAGTTATTTCGGAAACGATCACTGGGAAAAATACACGATAGGTCTTAAAAATCTAAAGGACGCATTAAAAATTCGTCATAAACTTTTGATCTCGTTCGAAAAAGCCGAGTTATCCGGCGATCCGGAAGTGGTTAAGTCTCTTTTAAATTACGTGATTATAGGCGGTGGCCCGACTGGAGTGGAACTCGCGGGTTCTATCGCAGAACTTTCCCATCAGATCATTCGAGATGAATTTCATAAGATTGACCCCGCTTTATCTAAGATTACTTTGATAGAAGCTTCTCCTAGATTACTGATGACCTTTGATCCTTCTTTAGGGGAGTTTACAAAAAAACGTCTGGAGAGAAGGGGAGTGGAGGTTTTGACCGGCACCAGAGTGATTGATATTAACGAACAAGGGGTTCAACTCGAAGGAAAAATGATTCCTACCCAAACTGTGATCTGGGCGGCAGGAGTCCAGGCCAATAGTATCGCATCCACGTTAGGCACTACTTTGGACCGAGGAGGTAGGGTGATCGTGGACGAGTTTTGCAACATCGAAGGTCACTCCGAAGTTTTTGTAATCGGGGACATCGCCAGTTATTCTAAAGGTTTAGAACGTCCGTTGCCGGGGGTTTCTCCCGTTGCAATGCAACAGGGAAGATACGTCGCTTCTTTGATTCAAAACGATCTAAAAAATAAAAAACGAAAACCATTTCATTATATAGATAAAGGTTCTATGGCTACGATTGGTAGAACGGACGCGGTCGCTCAGGTGGGAATTTTGAAGATGAAAGGTCTATTCGGTTGGTTGGCTTGGCTTTTTGTTCATTTGTTTTATCAGGTGGGATTTAAAAATAAGATTACGATTTTAATCACCTGGGTTTGGTCTTATATCGCATTTCGTGCAGAGGCAAGAGTAATCCAAGACGAGATCAGCGCGAATAACGGTTGA
- a CDS encoding low molecular weight protein-tyrosine-phosphatase — protein sequence MVEDQSEINLPFEKQNPKGKNLIRVLFVCLGNICRSPAAEGAFLDLIQKRNLESSFLVDSCGTSRYHIGELPDPRTRQVARKKGIELTHRARQFRREDFKEFDYILTMDKSNQKDVLSLASSDEERKKVQLFRFFQKDSKKDSEVPDPYYGTLKDFEEVQNIVSDAAEDFLEFLLSRKLDLKT from the coding sequence ATGGTCGAAGATCAGTCTGAAATAAATTTACCCTTTGAAAAACAGAATCCGAAAGGTAAAAACCTCATCCGGGTTTTATTCGTTTGTCTTGGAAATATTTGCAGATCTCCTGCCGCAGAAGGAGCCTTTTTAGATCTGATTCAAAAAAGAAATTTAGAATCTTCCTTCCTCGTAGATTCTTGTGGAACTTCTAGATATCATATCGGAGAACTTCCTGATCCTAGAACTAGACAGGTCGCTCGAAAAAAAGGAATCGAACTGACTCATAGAGCGAGACAGTTTAGAAGAGAAGACTTTAAGGAATTCGACTACATTCTGACGATGGATAAGTCCAATCAGAAAGACGTTTTATCTCTCGCGTCTTCGGATGAGGAAAGAAAAAAGGTACAGTTGTTTCGGTTTTTTCAAAAAGATTCAAAAAAAGATTCCGAGGTTCCAGATCCGTATTACGGAACTTTGAAGGACTTTGAAGAAGTACAAAATATTGTTTCGGATGCCGCAGAAGACTTTCTTGAATTCCTGCTTTCTAGAAAGTTGGATTTAAAAACCTAA
- a CDS encoding SDR family oxidoreductase, producing the protein MKNVIITGASSGIGKELAKLYARTGANVALTARRKDVLKKIVEELKSSGAKGKILFATLDVSDTDQNFKVIPKLVKELGGLDLIVLNAGISTTSSFGGRSFEADRAVIETNLIGAMAGVEAVLPIFQKQKSGQIVAISSVASFRGLPGSASYSSSKAGLSVYMEALRGEVKRYGIFVSVIHPGFIDTPINNRMKSRPFVISVERGAQKIFKRIENKVLSATVPWFPWVFLGYLMKHIPEFLWSKISLK; encoded by the coding sequence ATGAAAAACGTGATCATTACAGGTGCAAGTTCCGGAATAGGAAAGGAGTTGGCCAAACTCTACGCGCGAACTGGAGCCAACGTAGCCCTTACGGCCAGACGAAAGGACGTTCTCAAAAAAATTGTAGAAGAATTGAAATCTTCCGGAGCGAAGGGTAAAATTCTTTTCGCTACTTTGGATGTATCTGATACGGACCAAAATTTTAAGGTCATTCCTAAATTGGTCAAGGAGCTAGGAGGTTTAGATCTGATCGTTTTAAATGCGGGCATTTCAACTACTTCTTCATTTGGAGGAAGAAGTTTTGAAGCGGATCGTGCAGTGATTGAGACCAATTTGATTGGTGCTATGGCGGGTGTAGAAGCGGTTCTTCCGATTTTTCAAAAACAGAAATCGGGTCAAATTGTAGCGATCTCTTCTGTCGCCTCGTTTAGAGGACTTCCTGGTTCTGCCAGTTATTCTTCTTCCAAGGCGGGATTGTCCGTTTATATGGAAGCACTTAGAGGAGAAGTAAAACGATATGGGATCTTTGTCAGCGTAATTCATCCCGGATTTATAGATACTCCGATCAACAATCGGATGAAGTCTCGCCCTTTTGTAATTTCAGTAGAACGAGGTGCGCAAAAAATATTTAAAAGAATTGAAAACAAAGTTTTATCGGCTACAGTTCCTTGGTTCCCATGGGTTTTCCTGGGTTATCTTATGAAACACATTCCAGAATTTTTATGGTCGAAGATCAGTCTGAAATAA
- a CDS encoding cyclic nucleotide-binding domain-containing protein: MNTLEIPAGGIVFKEGDTNNAMYVILSGSVEVFFTRKNTIQRLAVMKKGDFFGEMALFRAMPRTATAKAILDCRLAVIESRQQLERFLVKNPDFSAKMVRILADRLAHTDEILGSKLEE; encoded by the coding sequence ATGAATACGTTGGAGATTCCAGCTGGTGGAATCGTTTTTAAAGAAGGAGATACAAATAACGCGATGTATGTAATTCTCTCCGGCTCCGTCGAAGTTTTTTTTACTCGGAAAAATACAATCCAACGTCTTGCTGTCATGAAAAAAGGTGATTTCTTTGGGGAAATGGCTTTGTTTCGTGCCATGCCTAGAACCGCGACCGCAAAAGCAATTTTAGATTGTAGACTTGCCGTGATAGAAAGTAGGCAACAGCTAGAAAGATTTCTAGTTAAAAACCCGGATTTTTCTGCCAAGATGGTTCGGATTCTTGCGGATCGTTTGGCGCATACGGATGAAATCCTTGGTTCAAAACTGGAAGAGTAA